A stretch of the Uranotaenia lowii strain MFRU-FL chromosome 3, ASM2978415v1, whole genome shotgun sequence genome encodes the following:
- the LOC129755319 gene encoding zinc finger protein 239-like, with protein sequence MFDVCCRLCLEQVPLSDIHSLYGKHKEYSIREKINELFQIQFSEIEKLSTVCNQCLDRIDTVNNIRKLFLEADKKFRDLLNSNLTKIKLNCEPVTVETKKEIGQIVVQKETENNADFEMVVEDPPALPKNVEKIVKKEVSQMKRDCDQQTVNPSFEVTVYEPDAPVNKLIFTSAESEEEDLVDHVSEDVNVDEFDDDLISFQQHENNQEDGELVAIDEQDEAILYESEQSCDVDSLDNSAIAEFIDVVEEKSHSSNESNLNPTNTAETDEEHENFVISMKFLCNVCNQVFNTDLDLKQHNKDQHTKGYHHRCNNCRKLFKTADQLKSHACTKATSKCSTSQVKPAIKPEKQPDFSAKPPPRKITQYKCDFCKTVSKSSDALIQHGQEQHPNEFVLHLCNACPRSFPNQQSFKVHLSCHEKNYECKYCGKGFPSAVAHAGHVNTHTKEQPFQCSECGRNFAQYTSMRRHMKIHFDEKAYQCDVCSKRFRQRSVMLTHRRIHTGEKPFCCDKCSKTFRDHSTLAKHKRVHVKPMPAKE encoded by the exons ATGTTTGATGTGTGCTGTCGGCTATGCTTGGAGCAGGTTCCTCTAAGCGACATACATTCTTTGTATGGTAAACACAAGGAATATTCTATCAGAGAAAAAATCAACGAACTATTCCAGATTCAG ttttcagaaattgaaaaattatctaCAGTTTGCAACCAATGTTTGGACCGGATTGATACCGTCAACAATATTCGAAAGTTGTTCTTGGAAGCTGATAAGAAATTCCGGGATCTTTTAAACAG CAAtctcacaaaaattaaattaaattgtgaACCAGTAACAGTTGAGACCAAAAAGGAAATCGGTCAAATCGTGGTACAAAAGGAAACAGAAAACAATGCAGATTTCGAGATGGTTGTCGAAGACCCGCCAGCATTAccaaaaaatgtggaaaagatTGTGAAGAAAGAGGTCTCACAGATGAAACGTGACTGCGATCAGCAGACAGTTAATCCGTCTTTTGAAGTCACTGTATATGAACCCGATGCGCCAGTAAACAAATTGATATTTACATCGGCCGAATCCGAAGAAGAAGATTTAGTTGATCATGTATCAGAAGATGTTAATGTAGATGAGTTTGATGATGATCTGATTTCTTTTCAACAACACGAAAATAATCAAGAAGATGGTGAACTTGTGGCCATCGATGAACAAGATGAAGCCATCTTGTATGAATCAGAACAAAGCTGCGATGTTGATTCTTTGGATAATTCAGCAATTGCAGAATTTATAGACGTAGTTGAGGAAAAATCACATTCGAGTAACGAGAGTAATTTAAATCCTACCAATACTGCTGAAACTGATGAAGAACATGAAAATTTCGTAATTTCGATGAAATTCCTATGCAACGTTTGCAATCAAGTTTTCAACACAGATTTAGACCTAAAACAACATAACAAAGATCAACATACAAAGGGGTATCATCATCGCTGTAATAATTGCAGAAAGCTGTTCAAAACTGCCGATCAACTCAAATCTCACGCTTGTACAAAAGCTACAAGCAAATGTTCAACAAGTCAAGTAAAACCCGCTATAAAACCTGAGAAACAGCCGGATTTCTCAGCTAAACCTCCACCTCGGAAGATTACTCAATACAAATGTGACTTTTGTAAAACAGTATCTAAGAGCTCTGACGCTTTGATACAACATGGCCAGGAGCAGCATCCGAATGAGTTTGTTCTTCATCTCTGTAACGCATGTCCTCGATCATTCCCTAATCAACAAAGCTTCAAGGTCCATCTTTCGTGTCACGAAAAGAACTACGAGTGTAAATACTGCGGCAAAGGGTTTCCATCGGCCGTTGCCCATGCAGGCCACGTAAACACTCACACCAAAGAGCAGCCCTTCCAGTGTTCCGAATGTGGGAGAAATTTTGCGCAGTACACGAGTATGCGGCGGCACATGAAGATTCATTTTGATGAAAAGGCCTACCAATGTGACGTCTGCTCAAAGCGGTTTCGACAGCGTTCGGTTATGCTTACTCACAGAAGGATACATACTGGCGAAAAACCGTTTTGCTGTGACAAATGCTCGAAGACTTTTCGGGACCACAGCACCCTGGCCAAACATAAAAGGGTGCACGTTAAACCCATGCCAGCTAAAGAGTGA